In Anopheles arabiensis isolate DONGOLA chromosome 2, AaraD3, whole genome shotgun sequence, the genomic window CGCACCGAGGCGAGCGTCCCGACGTTCTCTATCCTGAAGCTCCAGCCGTCCAGGCTGAGCAGGCGCAGGGTGATGCAGCTGCCCAAGGCACGTGCGGACATGCCGACGGCGGCATCCTCGAGCGCGATCCGGGGCGATCCGAGGCTCATCATCTGCAGGCAGGGCGACTCGCTGGCCCCCAGCACGGTGGGCAGGATCTCGCTCAGCCGGGACGCACCCTCGAGCTTGATGGAGTGCAGCGTCGTCGACACGCGCACCGTCTCGCCCAGGCACATCGAGTCCTCGAGCGACAGCTGTGCCTTGCTGAGGTCCAGCCCGTGCAGCCGCGAGTAGGTGTCGCgggcggccagcagcagctcgtgtAGCGTGCCGGAGTTGTGCGGGCCGCCGTCGCAAGCCGGCGTCGGGTACCAGGTACGCGAAATGACCGAGTCCGTGCTGCGCTTGTCCGGTGGGCCTTCCATCGGCTGGCGGGGCAGCGTGGCCGACCGGCCCATGTTGGCGGTGGAGCTGAGCACGCCGCGCGGCAGCGACGAGAAGATGCCGGCCGGGTAGGAGCGCGGCGAGGGAGCCCCGGTCAGGGAGGACTGCTTGATCAGGCCCgagttgccgctgctgctgcccgaccCGGAACCCATGCTGACCCCGCTCGAGGACGGCGGGTCGTCCCGGGCGCCCCAGCTCGACGGCAGCCCCAGGTAGGACAGCGGCCGCACGGTAAGCAGCGCAGCCAGCGCCCCCACTGCGCCCCGCTCGCAGCGCAAATGGGGCAGCGAGAGGCGCGTGACGTGCGGACACTTCTCGAGCGTCGCGCAGATCTGCACCAGCTGGGAGGTGCACAGGCCGAGGTCGAGCGACAGGTTGCTGAGCTTGGGCTGACGCGGTATTGTGCGGCAGAGCGCGGTGACGACGGACTGCAGCTTCAGGATGGGCGGGTCCTCCTCGAGCAGCGTGAGGATGAGCTCGAAGCTTTCGAGCCGCGGCTTGAGCAGCGCCTTCGAGATGCAGCTGGCCAGATAGTTGATGTCCGAGTCGCGCACCTCGTTCTCGATCAGCGACGTGATGCGCAGCGTGGTGACGCTCTCGTTCTTGGACAGCGCGTCCAGAAAGATGTCCATCACGTTGCGCGACTCGAGCAGCAGGTTCTTCTCCATCTGGTACACCAGCTCCAGGTTCTTCAGCGTGCAGGTCGGGCTCTTGAACGCCAGACCCCAGCCCTGCAGCTCGGACAGCGTCGACTTGATCGACACCCAGATCGGTTTGGCCTCGAGCGGCGGCACCGGGGGCGACTTGGAGATGCCCAGCATCTCGCAGAGCGCCGTCAGGTTCGCCTCCGTCTCGCCGCCGGCCAGCGCGAGTGAGAAGATCGTCTGCGGGCTGAGCCACAGGGGCGTGAGCTTGGAGAGCAGCAGGTGCGCCCGGGCGCCCAGCAGGGCCATCGAGAAGTTGAGCACCTTCAGGATTTCCGGCTCCACCTCGTCGCCCACCGCTAGGCCGGCGATCTCCGCCGCCAGCAGGCCGGGGCGGTTCGCGAGCGACACGATGTAGTTGGCCGCCAGGAACTCGGCCAGCCCGGGACAGATGATGGTGTAGTAGTGGTCCGACTTTCGCTTGGCGGTGCGGCCGAACAGCTGCGCCCGATCGAGACAGCCGGCGATGTTCGTTTCCGGCGCGGAGCAGTACATCTTCAGCTCGGCCGCCGTCACCGTGGAGCGCTTCGTCTTGAGACAGAACAGCGCCAGTCGGCCCAGCTCGGTGACCTGCGTGTGGGACGAGTTGGCCGCGACGCAGTTGAACACGGACGCGATCACGTCCAGCTCGTCGGTGGGCAGCTCGCCGCCGGACGACTCGTACATGGCCGCGATCGCCAGACAGCCGAGCGTGGTGCGCGCGATGTTGCGCAGCTGCCGGCAGGACTGCACCGTGTCGATGAGGCGCGTCGGGGCGCCCCACTGCCCGCCGCCCAGCAGCGACACCGAGCGACCCCACACCAGCCCCTCGAACGTGATATGTCGCTGCATCAGCGGCAGCAGTTCGGTGCAGGACGCGGTCACGCTGATCAGTATGACGCGCGCCTCCGGGAAGAGCCGTCCCTCCAGCAGGTCGATCACGTCCCTGGGcatggttttgcttttgcgcGTCTTGCACTGCACGTCGTAGCCGTCGAGCACGATCAGCAGCTTGCCCTTGAGCGCCTCGAGCGAGTTCCAGGCCGCactgaacccgccgaacccgcTCGCGAACGGGTTGGGTGGACCGCGCGGCAGCAGCTCCTTGCCGATGTAGTTCGCGATCGTGCCGCGCAGCTCGGCCAGCGGCAGGAACAGGGCAAGCGCTACCGGCTGCCCGCGCGGTGGCCAGGGCGGCTCACGGCTCCAGCCGTGCAGGATGCGCAGGGCGAGGGCACCGCGCGTCACCCAGGGCGGACACTCGATCAGCACGCGGCGCGGTGCCTCCAGGAACGGCCCATCTTTGGTTTGCACCGGTGTCAGGATCTGGTCGACTCCGATCGCTTCGTTCAGACCGTGCGAGTGTATGTGCAGGCGCAGCTCGGGCTCGAGCCGGGCCGGACAGAGGACGCCGGGCGCGACCGGGTGCACCCAGCTCGGCAGCACCGGCTCCTTTAAAGCTAGTTCCGTGTAGAGCGTGCGCAGGTAGTTGGCCAGCCGGGCCTGCGGATCGCCCCGGCGCCCGTCGGGTCCGCAGGCGGGCGGACCGGGCGGCGACGGGCACTCGAGCGACACGTACGACCCGGACAGCTCATAGTCCGTCCGGTAGGGCGCCGGTGTCGTCGGGGTCGCGCTGCTCGCCGTGCTCTGCGTCGTCGACTTTGGCTGGGCTGGGTTAGGCAGCTGGCTGGGTGGCGGTTGTGATGATGGTTGCGATTTCGTTGGATAGCACTAAAGGGAGAGGAGAGAGAAACGGTAAAATAGACTCGGTTAGaaatgttaattttgttgaaatacTAAGAATTATCAGCAGCCGGCTCCGCGGTGGGCGCACAGATGCGAAGCTAGGAcagaggggagggggatttGGCCCGATGGTTCCACGAAGGGAGCCTATTTCTGGGCCGCCGTTATTCGACGAAAGGGAAAATCCCCGAACACCGTGAACCatcaatttaaataatgaCAAGTTACGCAAGCATGTGCGCGTTTCTCTTCTGCCGCCGAGGGGAGAGGATGGTACCGGCGCAAACGCATGCGTTCAAACTTTAATACACAACGGGTTGGAGGAGCTTGGCAACGACTCTGTCcccctcaacaaaaaaaaaaacacactcaaaccTGGGCAAAAGTTTGGTCCGTACCGAGGGAAATTGTGCTCAATAAAGTTGGATGGTTTCGCCTCCTCCTGCTCAGTTGGGCTTTTCCCCCTTCGGCCACCACTCGACGTGAATCACCTTTGCATGATCATATCGTTCTACCTGAGCCAAAGATTACATTGCATTGCTCACAGTGCTACGCCCGTTGGTGGTGTGCAGATTTGCATCAGGACGGGTGCGCGTTTGTTACGCACGAGCATTCCCGAGATGCAGGATGACCAGTACGGGATATTCTTGAAACAGCATAATTGCAGTTTCGGGATTACTGGAATTGATGTTGTTGGGTACAACAGCGGCGTATAATGCTTCAACCTGTAGTGCAAGAGTGTTTATTCGAACTATATCCCAATAACTCTTACgaacaaaaaggcaaaattcaAATAAGGTGGAGTGTAGTTTAATGGTAAATGTATTGCGTGGTGCAATCATGTTTCCATTAAATTGCAATACACCTCACATTTATCCATCCAATAATTTCTGGCAAATTAATTAGATGCGTTGCTTAcgaaaaacatttttgtatTGATATCTGATCGAATTGCTGTTAATGGAAGCTGTCTACTAATTGTCATTGGTGGGAAGTGGGAAGAGTATGGGCAAACAGGGTTTCGATTGAATTGATTCCATGTAGAAAACCACATCGTACATCGGGAAAAAAGGCCTTCGAGGTGCTACTTGGAAAGCTGTGGGTAAAATTTGcttttcaattcatttttcttttacattttttctcaGTAAAAACGACAGCACTGTATTGCAATTCCCCTTTCAATCGTTTTATTGAACCTGCACAAATATTGAACTTGTTTCCCCGAACACAACTGAACAACCTAAAgcgttttgttcttttcctaGATGTTTTTCTGATAATGAATCAATCAGGCGTATTCTATTCTTATAATTGAGTCGTCTGGACGTCGAGTTGACGAATTTTGAGTGTTTATTTGTATGGAAAAGCTCACTTTGGAGTTAATTTTCTAGACTCGAATCGAATCATGCTCAGACTAGAATAAGCCTGAATGTGTTGTTCATTGAATTTGGTCATCTCGACATTGCTATGCTTCTGAATAATTATTGAAACTCGTACTACTCATGCACTTCTCATATGTAAATCCAAAAATCTGCTACTCAGCAAGTGACTTGATCCAATTTTCGCGATTCAAATTTCGCgattgtggatctaatttgactactgcggaTCTTAAGCACTGTACCTTGCattgtgtatatttttggATCTTTAGCTGAATGATTTGTCTTGGTTATTAagcaaaaaactggcgaaaaaATGACAAtgaaagcgataaaaaaatatttttctggcGATATATGCATCATGACatcaaagcgggaaagacggacagtCTGCCGtagggaaagacggacaccgactttgttgatttattttacttcttataatAATTGGTGGTGAATAAATTTCATCAAATGCCTTAAATATTTGTAAGGTATTCCGGAATTTCAAATGTATATACCATCcagcaactagagaaagtattgaaataagcgagaaacggaacaccggtcaaaataccAGCCATTcattatgctattactcgctcgacgctggcGAGGcacttcacgaaatccaacaTCTTTTCACGACGTGTACAACTTCAATCAATATAAGAGGCATTTATATGACATCCTTCAGGTATAGATGTGagattctatgggattaccaATATCAAAATGTTCAAACTACAATGGAAAAAATGGCTTCACAAGTTCCTTAAAAATGCTTGGGTCGCGGACTTTCAGCGTGGTActttcctaaaaggaagtttTAGACTGTtattctgtaagctggagcaacgtcagctggcAGTGTCCGATATTTCAAAAAAAGCCTTAGATTCTGCATATGTTAGAAGTGGCACTTACTACAAAATTCACGGATGAAAGAATCGTCGTTGAAAttggccaagaattggtttatgcacgtaccaggacgtggaaagcaatAGGATATGCTAACATACTATAAACCTCTTCAATTTTCAGCGTTTTCTAAAGGTGTCCATCTTaaccttcatggtgtccatttttcccataacaagtgtccgtcttacccgaacatttcaaaattccacgaaaaaaacatgttttttattttttaaaaaaaacaacagcataaaaatcgatttaaacttaaaagtttccctagattttttttacattttccctAACGTGTCCCTCCGGAGATCTAGGAAAGGCATTACAATAGGTTACTAGAAGATTAAGAATATTGTCTTCAGCGTAGAAGACTTGAAATAATTATAATCTTGATAGACAATCGGAAAGATCTCATTTTATACCTGACTATTAGTTAGTAATATTCAACACTGATGTGtggctttgatttttttcgtttaattcGTGAGTATAGCACGTCAcgtaaatttaatttctttaaaaagtACTTTGATATacgatttttatatttaaattagCCTTTGCAGCTGGTAGTCATGTAACACGGAATACTACAAGGCCCAGACATGGTTGAACATCTATTTGAGGAATGTTACTCAAGAAAGTATAACAACATAGAAAACCAACATGACAAAATATTCACAAACATGTCTAAGTATAGTTTCGGTCCCAACTTAAGTATTTTACGgttttttataaataagtTCAAATATTTGTTTCGCCGTAAATGGGTAaaaaattctacaaaaatcCAGGTAAAATGCTACCATTACATACAACATGTAATTTCTGTAGGTCACGAGTCCGTAACGGTACACTCAGTAAAGTCTAAACAGACTAAACTGTCCAAGGATGCATTTTGTATGATATTTCAACCACAACGCATACGCAtcggttgctttgttttgaatttaattcaaaaagttttattttagccAAATCCAACACACTGCACTTATGTGCATAGTTGCACAACGACTGCTGAAAATGGATCAAGAAGTAACTTTTCCTTTTCAAAACAACTCGCTTCAATAACATTTCGCCAAATAATACACTTTTCCTCGATTAGCAAACCCCCGGTTCTTTCGCACGCTTGTTTATAGTTTAACCATCCAGTACCGATTGGTGGTACGATGATTATCGTTATAGCCAACCGGAATGGAATGATATGCCATGCACAAGCAAACATGCACATTTTGCAGCAACTTTTTCGCTTTTCACCAAACAATGCGCACCCGGCCGGCCATGTTGGCTTCCAGTATTTGTTGCCCATCACAAAACTTTCTCCGTTCGTTTTTCGTAACACTATACGTTGCATGCATTGTGCTTTCTGCACACAGTGAAAGTTTTACAGTTTCGTCGAAAAGGCGAAAACATCGCCACCACCTGCTCCACAACTCCCGGACAAACTGTGCATTCATTGCTCTGGCTGTGGCGTGCGTGAGAATGTGCAAGGAAATGCTCTCTCATTAGCATTACACTTTCGAGCGCGTTTTGAGCCTTTGAGGGGCACAAAAAGTGCGTTCGACCCCGGATCGGATAGGGCAGGCAAGCTGTGGCACCAGCCAGATAGACACCAGTTGGTTGGCTGCGTTGGTACCAGTGCCAGTTAAATGAACTTCTTTAGTGGGGAGGGAATGGTGAGAAACTTTCCGTTTTTGGAAGTGAGTAAGAAAAGACGCGTCCTCATGCCAGTGGCACAACCGGGGCGCGTTAAGCCAAGTGGCCGCCGAGCACTGACACATATCGGAACGATCTTACGAGGAGGAGGGTTCGTTGTTGCGCCAACGAAAGCTCGTTATCAACTCGGAACTCGGTAGCAGAAACTACTATTTCCCGTTGTCTTCTGTTGTTGTCTGCCGTTCTTATCTTTTTCACCAGTTTGTTCGGTGCGGTAACGGCTGCTAGTGACACCCGCGGGGAAGCGGTTTGAGAGAAGCGGCCTCCCGGGGACTGGTAGGATGTTTGTACCGGGCCTGCAGAACGCCAGCAAATTGCAGTGGGTTGGTGTTGCGCCTTATGCATGGTGAAAAAGTTGCTCCACCTCAAACACACGTACAGTAAGTTatctccaccagcagcaccaccggtAGGAGCAAGTTTTCGTAGCCGTAGTCGAGTCGCATCGACGGGGCTGGATGTATTAGGTACCGTATCCTTCCGGTGTCATTTGTCCCCGATGAACCTGTGTGCCCGCCGTGCTTTACGCGCTTTACACTTCACTACACCAATCTGTTTTGGGCCAATTTTGGaggaaaaggggggggggagggtttaGCGCCACGCAGCAACCGGGTGCTGATGATTGCCCGCAAGCTGCTCGTTTTGTCGCTCGTGTGTGTTGCTTATGATGAGCTTCCTTTCCCTCGCCACCTGATAACGATGGGaagtttgtgtgagtgtgtgatgaATTTTTATCACCCCTCgagcatcatcaccatcatcacacgAGGTTCAGGCCTCTTATGAAAGGCTGGTTGCGCGCTGGTGTAGAAATCACCTGTCACAAGTGTTTGCCGTACGGCAGAAGGATAGACGGCGACACATCAGCGTAATACAacaacttcttttttttttggttgtatgTATGTGAATGACAATTCTAGAAATCCACCCCTAACCGAGGAGGGAGATAACTGCACAAAACAACggggtattttttgttttcctacgCTAGAGCAACGATTACGGCATTTACATGTATAGCGGAAGCGAGAGGGACTGCAGCAACTACCAGTAGGGAAGTGGAACATCCTTTTACCCTCTAGTACGCAAGCTTTTCCATTGTGTGATAAAAAATGTCCCGGCCTCTTCCCTCGCCCGAACGTGATTATCCCGATTATCTAGCACAGGCCTCGAGCTCTAATCCCGTTCGCGTTTATACATTGCGTTTTCGAAATGAAGTTTGCTGCTCGTGCACATTAAGTGCTTAATCTTTCATCTACAGATAAGGAAAGTTTTAtcaagtgtattttttgtgcaaGTTTCAGATAATACGTTACTTGCTATCGAGCAGAAATGTATGTGCGGCGGTGAATTTTTGGTTTGATAACTTAAAACTTTGTGATAGTCGCTGGGTTCAACAAGTAAATAAAGCTAGAAAATATGGAGATAAATTATAGAAGGACTAATTactatttttacattaatacATTACATTAAAGGCATGTTAAGAATTTTAAAAGTTAGCAATATTTCAGCCGCTCAGTCAATGTCAAGCTTAACAtaacaaatattttgaaatctACTATTGCTAGTGAAtgcaaaatatatatatttttaaatttatttattaggCATAAAAATTATGTCTGAAACTTTAAAcagttttttaaattactaACATCAcaactttatttaaaattatccaTACTTTAGtgaaattcatttatttgatttacaCAGATTTTCGAGCTACGAAGTATCTACAATTGTAAATTTAAAACTAAGTTAAGTTTagaatttcaaattttatacaaatttaaaaaagcttCACAAAACTACGATCACAACAGATGAACTCCAGAATTTATTGACATAATGATTCAAATCATCGCTAATCGATTGGATATGTTTTAAGTAAAGACTTTTTTGaattgatttaattgtttCAGGATTTGATCTTGGTGTGATCGTGTTTAATATTACACCGTTTTAGAGCCCAAGTAAACAATGTTAAGCTGCttttaaacattttgcaaCTGTAACTAACCATTTGACGTCCAACTGAAATGCTGATGCCTATTTAAACATTGTTCAATCGTAACTTAAAAAATGACACCCCTAAGCTGATTCTTTTGTTTCGCGGAGGTTGTtagcttttatttattaccTTTACTTTAAGATACGATGGATAGATATTTTCAGCATTAATAATTCTGTTGGAATTTGGGCTTACaattaatatttcattatGAATTCAAATAGAAAACACACATGAATTAGAAGGAACTAAAGTATAGGATATAGATAAAACTACTTGACTAATTTGAACTGCATGAAATGAACTGCTCGAACTACACGAATGAACTTtgtaatgaattatgtaatgaattatgggaaaaatgaatacACAGTTGCAACCGGTAATTAAGGAGCACGTTTCACTAACCAAATTTATACTCAGTTAATATCACTATCCAGTACTTaagtgaatatatttcacgAATTCATTATTAAATCAGTACAATGTAAGTAAAAACTTAGTACAATTGAAATCAagttgaaaattaattaaataggACAAAATAACGTAGCAATTGTGGAGTTTTTGAATTATATTGaatatttgaattaattattaattaataatatCGAACGATGTTCAGATAGGTATCAGAAATTTAATCTAGAGGGGGGTTAAATCTACTGATACCAAAATTAAAGCTTTCATCATTGATAACGCATAAATacttaaaagaaaacactgtATCCCCTTCACATACAgaattaaacccaaaacagagAATCCCCCTGAAATACAATTAGTCCCCAAAAAGGATTCATGTCTGGAAACTATAACTATAGAATGTGCATATCTAACAGAACGCATGATAGAGAGCCCTACAGCAAGAgaaatacataaaacaatgataATCTTTATTCCTTCTCCTTCAATTACACAAAATACATATCCAGCattaaaatggaacaaaatatgGCGAAATATTA contains:
- the LOC120896973 gene encoding uncharacterized protein LOC120896973 translates to MSSLRKSASFRSRIPVRRTRLPHRRCTSPDNRQAGTGPIGNSHGSESSIATALNDADTGLFGKAVGQQPKAWYDRSHCYSSSSYSSSDESYDSEAAPFQHLLNQSSSVVATGAGGLYERPTQEHQQRQPELPYHHHHHQVPPYGQQFEQPFLPHQQQQPSFATSSCLSTSTDAMSLDGLLDCVSTGTFSCPPSPKSKSYLDTEDGGRQSGFYESLEELNYALKTLIISDSFQAQRNNRNATATGTAADLCVPLADGSISQSGTMECKDQFGASLEKGQQRQGCYKAGSENLDAPKHLQQHKQQQVEQPVEQATVEEDDDLIKQRKLSDWYYIKTAPSKKPSSPFERRRANGSRVAHEAARRAGRIPPTLTPRASNPDLVGVGADSKHPLPGVIAPARTVPGDELGDRKFPSPVPRPRRLPPALPADTQLSWEQDGRWRQQYPGAVTKSASSSSVNMGLRGHLHSLGAAASARGLGAAARLHSNSDLQQAGTRKAIAPALLQDDSLGSLEDSTLAPYDAADDRERFSPYFRRRNPHQHAPQWFPPPPPPPYHYPHQHQQQFGHPAQQRNIYENFPASANQHASMAGHVNNRAAEASEVSTPTARPRTTTHSTAPVSNVHHSLNNRPAPALYGIEENEVFQYKVPLASTGSDKRPLPRPPIDTDSDEESPGHPGQQAPAEKKSSLTRCYPTKSQPSSQPPPSQLPNPAQPKSTTQSTASSATPTTPAPYRTDYELSGSYVSLECPSPPGPPACGPDGRRGDPQARLANYLRTLYTELALKEPVLPSWVHPVAPGVLCPARLEPELRLHIHSHGLNEAIGVDQILTPVQTKDGPFLEAPRRVLIECPPWVTRGALALRILHGWSREPPWPPRGQPVALALFLPLAELRGTIANYIGKELLPRGPPNPFASGFGGFSAAWNSLEALKGKLLIVLDGYDVQCKTRKSKTMPRDVIDLLEGRLFPEARVILISVTASCTELLPLMQRHITFEGLVWGRSVSLLGGGQWGAPTRLIDTVQSCRQLRNIARTTLGCLAIAAMYESSGGELPTDELDVIASVFNCVAANSSHTQVTELGRLALFCLKTKRSTVTAAELKMYCSAPETNIAGCLDRAQLFGRTAKRKSDHYYTIICPGLAEFLAANYIVSLANRPGLLAAEIAGLAVGDEVEPEILKVLNFSMALLGARAHLLLSKLTPLWLSPQTIFSLALAGGETEANLTALCEMLGISKSPPVPPLEAKPIWVSIKSTLSELQGWGLAFKSPTCTLKNLELVYQMEKNLLLESRNVMDIFLDALSKNESVTTLRITSLIENEVRDSDINYLASCISKALLKPRLESFELILTLLEEDPPILKLQSVVTALCRTIPRQPKLSNLSLDLGLCTSQLVQICATLEKCPHVTRLSLPHLRCERGAVGALAALLTVRPLSYLGLPSSWGARDDPPSSSGVSMGSGSGSSSGNSGLIKQSSLTGAPSPRSYPAGIFSSLPRGVLSSTANMGRSATLPRQPMEGPPDKRSTDSVISRTWYPTPACDGGPHNSGTLHELLLAARDTYSRLHGLDLSKAQLSLEDSMCLGETVRVSTTLHSIKLEGASRLSEILPTVLGASESPCLQMMSLGSPRIALEDAAVGMSARALGSCITLRLLSLDGWSFRIENVGTLASVRGFLSLTSVRELGLNNCRLNMSMFKSDVPVQSGAYECRSVVNLKLAGAQIIFADHLSMKGPHMLPYLVGFVNLRELDLSAPSRTGFGSTSSTPLILSDKDIVAFFNTLNNHFSHLNTLKMCNWIIHLDEAVRTLKSVSKLLKSSPLSHIKLDGVVVMDRPKKQRIEPQFLHAFLANLPLLRWLGTTLHGLSEEQITTLGNYCGDMRGMEIDVRLSDSTIENARLMTSSLGMDGKFDIRVSTFGTTNSILIHIEKTSTKSLSRK